The Williamwhitmania sp. genome has a window encoding:
- a CDS encoding glycosyltransferase, with product MTDQELVTVSVLMTTYNHGRFIEEAIHGVLIQQYSFRAEFIIADDASLDNNQSLIAKQSERYPELIKPILREKNIGAHLNWNDALARSKGKYIAICEGDDFWNSPDKLQKQVAILETNPEVGLVFSNFNIKEKHRTVRRVLKTVPSCIDKPDELLVSNPIATCTIVCRRDLLNEAQAFLGERRFAMGDYPIWLYIAQKSKLAYIDEPFATYRIVGGSATNQGYHRQLAFLESQQEVKEFFMERFSYSEPILQKVKLEYLQKKLMLCFLTNKRDELDKCAKSLTLLKGKLTLRERAYATMGKSWLLSFPIKLYHNIYHRLRRG from the coding sequence ATGACAGACCAAGAGCTTGTTACAGTAAGTGTTCTCATGACTACGTACAATCATGGGCGGTTTATTGAGGAAGCCATTCATGGAGTGTTAATTCAGCAATATTCCTTTAGGGCAGAATTTATCATTGCTGATGATGCTTCGTTGGACAACAATCAGAGTTTGATAGCCAAGCAATCAGAAAGATATCCCGAATTAATAAAGCCCATCTTAAGGGAAAAAAATATTGGTGCACACCTAAATTGGAACGATGCCTTGGCCCGATCGAAAGGCAAATACATTGCCATTTGCGAAGGCGACGATTTCTGGAACTCCCCAGATAAGCTCCAAAAACAGGTGGCTATTTTAGAAACCAATCCTGAGGTTGGGTTGGTATTCTCCAACTTCAATATCAAGGAGAAGCACCGCACAGTAAGGAGAGTGCTCAAAACAGTTCCCTCCTGCATTGATAAGCCCGATGAGCTATTGGTAAGTAACCCCATTGCCACCTGTACTATTGTGTGCCGACGTGACCTGCTAAACGAAGCACAGGCTTTTCTTGGTGAAAGGAGGTTTGCCATGGGCGACTATCCAATTTGGCTCTACATTGCCCAAAAGTCGAAATTAGCTTACATTGATGAGCCTTTTGCCACTTACCGTATTGTGGGAGGTTCAGCCACCAATCAGGGCTACCACAGGCAGCTGGCATTTCTGGAATCGCAGCAGGAGGTGAAAGAGTTCTTTATGGAGCGTTTTTCCTACAGTGAACCTATTCTGCAAAAGGTGAAGTTGGAATACCTTCAAAAGAAGTTGATGCTTTGCTTTCTGACCAATAAAAGGGACGAGTTGGACAAGTGTGCCAAAAGTTTAACGTTGCTGAAGGGTAAACTTACGCTACGAGAGAGGGCTTACGCAACAATGGGAAAGAGTTGGCTGCTCTCCTTTCCAATAAAGCTCTACCACAATATTTACCATCGGTTAAGGAGAGGTTAG